In a genomic window of Saccharothrix sp. HUAS TT1:
- a CDS encoding GNAT family N-acetyltransferase, which translates to MRLTTERLVLRPFTAADAPAFAAYRSDPDVARYQGWEAPFSLARAEEFVRDVGAADPNAPGWYQYAVEVGGVLVGDVGVDLHENRRQAEIGYTLAAAHQGHGYATEAVRRVLAHLFEVRGLHRVSAECDARNARSARLLTRLGFRQEGHRVRSTWAKGEWTDDLLFGLLAEEWRAAGGERG; encoded by the coding sequence ACGGCGGCCGACGCGCCGGCGTTCGCCGCGTACCGCTCGGACCCGGACGTGGCGAGGTACCAGGGGTGGGAGGCGCCGTTCTCGTTGGCGCGGGCCGAGGAGTTCGTGCGGGACGTCGGCGCGGCGGACCCGAACGCGCCGGGCTGGTACCAGTACGCGGTCGAGGTGGGCGGCGTGCTCGTCGGCGACGTCGGGGTGGACCTGCACGAGAACCGGCGGCAAGCGGAGATCGGCTACACGCTCGCTGCCGCGCACCAGGGTCACGGGTACGCGACGGAGGCCGTGCGTCGGGTGCTGGCCCACCTGTTCGAGGTGCGCGGGCTGCACCGGGTGTCCGCCGAGTGCGACGCCCGCAACGCGCGGTCGGCCAGGTTGTTGACCAGGCTCGGGTTCCGGCAGGAGGGGCACCGGGTGCGGAGCACGTGGGCGAAGGGGGAGTGGACGGACGACCTGCTGTTCGGCCTGCTGGCCGAGGAGTGGCGGGCCGCCGGCGGCGAGAGGGGCTGA
- a CDS encoding MFS transporter translates to MTGTSAVHRQHRLPVRKLVAASIGNAIEWYDWTIYATFSIYFATQVFPKDDPGLALINTLAAYAIAFFFRPLGGYLLGRFADLRGRRTAMLLTIVLMAGGSVAIGVLPTYAQVGWLAPILLLLARIAQGLSLGGEVSNASAYLAEIAPPERRGRYSAFFYISTGAAVLVASLLGFALARTLDPAQLASYGWRIPFLIGGVLGLVGLWLRRNLEETEQFEQNKAKAQQLKRPLLTTLREHPKAVGRLVGFTMLSTLCYYTFFSALTPFAVSRRGADPVDVFLALSIATALFVVLQYPMGALSDRVGRKPQLLVWSAATAVLVVPLSTLIGPGVGNLLLVFCVGLGLYTAMTSIAPAVMSELFPTELRALGIGSWYNLTVALFGGTAPLVIQALPGVTFFVYVAVGAAIAFFVILTMPETKGETLR, encoded by the coding sequence ATGACCGGGACGTCCGCGGTTCACCGGCAGCACCGCCTGCCGGTGCGCAAGCTCGTCGCGGCGAGCATCGGCAACGCCATCGAGTGGTACGACTGGACCATCTACGCGACCTTCAGCATCTACTTCGCCACGCAGGTCTTCCCGAAGGACGACCCGGGGCTCGCGTTGATCAACACGCTCGCGGCGTACGCGATCGCGTTCTTCTTCCGGCCGCTGGGCGGGTACCTGCTCGGGCGGTTCGCCGACCTGCGCGGGCGGCGGACGGCGATGCTGTTGACCATCGTGCTGATGGCGGGCGGGTCGGTGGCGATCGGCGTCCTGCCGACCTACGCGCAGGTCGGGTGGCTCGCGCCGATCCTGCTGCTGCTGGCGCGCATCGCGCAGGGCCTGTCGCTGGGCGGCGAGGTCTCCAACGCGTCGGCCTACCTGGCGGAGATCGCGCCGCCGGAGCGCCGGGGGCGGTACTCGGCGTTCTTCTACATCTCCACCGGGGCCGCGGTGCTGGTGGCGTCGCTGCTCGGGTTCGCGTTGGCCCGCACGCTCGACCCCGCCCAGCTCGCGTCCTACGGCTGGCGCATCCCGTTCCTGATCGGCGGCGTGCTGGGCCTGGTCGGCCTGTGGCTGCGGCGCAACCTGGAGGAGACCGAGCAGTTCGAGCAGAACAAGGCCAAGGCGCAGCAGCTCAAGCGGCCGCTGCTGACGACCCTGCGCGAGCACCCGAAGGCGGTCGGGCGGCTCGTCGGCTTCACCATGCTCTCGACGCTCTGCTACTACACGTTCTTCAGCGCGCTGACGCCGTTCGCGGTGTCCAGGCGCGGCGCGGACCCGGTGGACGTGTTCCTCGCCCTGTCGATCGCCACGGCCCTGTTCGTCGTGCTGCAGTACCCGATGGGCGCGCTGTCGGACCGGGTCGGCCGCAAACCGCAGCTGCTGGTCTGGTCGGCGGCGACGGCGGTGCTGGTGGTGCCGCTGTCCACGCTGATCGGACCGGGCGTGGGCAACCTGCTGCTGGTGTTCTGCGTCGGCCTCGGCCTGTACACGGCCATGACGTCCATCGCGCCCGCCGTGATGAGCGAGCTGTTCCCGACCGAGCTGCGGGCCCTGGGCATCGGCTCCTGGTACAACCTGACCGTCGCGCTGTTCGGCGGCACCGCGCCGCTGGTGATCCAGGCGTTGCCGGGCGTCACGTTCTTCGTCTACGTCGCGGTCGGTGCGGCCATCGCGTTCTTCGTCATCCTCACGATGCCCGAGACCAAGGGCGAGACGCTGCGCTGA
- the proB gene encoding glutamate 5-kinase codes for MIGSVAASPARQAVAAAARVVVKVGSSSLTTAEGGLDRSRLDALVDAVAARCAAGSQVVLVSSGAIAAGLAPLGVTRRPRDLATQQAAASVGQLALAHAYANSFGRFSLTVGQVLLTADDVVRRSHYRNAQRTFSRLLALGAVPVVNENDTVATEEIRFGDNDRLAALVAHLVGADALFLLSDVDALYDGDPRRPGAQRVTEVAGASDVDGVRAGSVGASGLGTGGMASKLAAARLAASAGIPVLLAGAADAARALSAADVGTAFAVTGPRLSARRFWLGHAADATGRLVLDDGAVAAVVGRRRSLLAAGITGVEGAFEAGDVVELVDPSGHVVARGVVGFDAGELPALIGRKSGDLPAEQRREVVHADDLVPLRS; via the coding sequence GTGATCGGCTCGGTGGCGGCGTCACCGGCCCGGCAGGCGGTGGCCGCGGCGGCGCGGGTCGTGGTGAAGGTCGGGTCTTCGTCGCTGACCACCGCCGAGGGCGGCCTGGACCGGTCGCGGCTGGACGCGCTGGTGGACGCGGTCGCGGCGCGGTGCGCGGCGGGCAGCCAGGTGGTGCTGGTGTCGTCGGGCGCGATCGCGGCCGGCCTCGCGCCGCTGGGCGTGACCCGGCGGCCCCGTGACCTGGCCACGCAGCAGGCGGCGGCGAGCGTGGGGCAGTTGGCGCTGGCGCACGCGTACGCGAACTCGTTCGGGCGGTTCTCGCTGACCGTCGGGCAGGTGCTGCTGACCGCGGACGACGTGGTGCGGCGGTCGCACTACCGCAACGCGCAGCGCACGTTCTCCCGGCTGCTGGCGTTGGGTGCGGTGCCCGTGGTGAACGAGAACGACACGGTCGCCACCGAGGAGATCCGGTTCGGCGACAACGACCGGCTGGCGGCGCTGGTGGCGCACCTGGTCGGAGCGGACGCGCTGTTCCTGCTGTCCGACGTCGACGCGCTCTACGACGGCGACCCCCGCAGGCCGGGCGCGCAGCGCGTCACCGAGGTGGCCGGCGCGTCCGATGTGGACGGTGTGCGGGCCGGTTCGGTCGGCGCGTCCGGGCTCGGCACCGGCGGCATGGCGTCGAAGCTGGCCGCGGCGCGGCTGGCGGCGTCGGCGGGCATCCCGGTGCTGCTGGCGGGTGCGGCGGACGCGGCGCGGGCGTTGAGCGCGGCGGACGTCGGCACGGCGTTCGCGGTGACCGGCCCGAGGCTGTCCGCGCGCCGGTTCTGGCTCGGGCACGCGGCCGACGCGACCGGCAGGCTGGTGCTGGACGACGGCGCGGTGGCCGCCGTCGTGGGCCGCAGGCGGTCGCTGCTGGCGGCGGGCATCACCGGCGTGGAGGGCGCGTTCGAGGCCGGTGACGTGGTGGAGCTGGTCGACCCGTCCGGGCACGTCGTGGCCCGCGGCGTGGTCGGGTTCGACGCCGGCGAGCTGCCCGCCCTGATCGGTCGCAAGAGCGGCGACCTGCCCGCCGAGCAGCGCCGCGAGGTCGTGCACGCCGACGACCTGGTCCCGCTGCGGTCCTGA
- the obgE gene encoding GTPase ObgE yields the protein MSRFVDRVVIHVAAGDGGNGVASVHREKFKPLGGPDGGNGGKGGDVVLIVDSQVHTLLDFHFRPHASAGSGKGGQGGNRDGANGADLELRVPDGTVVMTPEGEVVADLVGEGTRLIAAQGGRGGLGNASLASKARKAPGFALLGEPGEQHDLVLELKSVADVGLLGFPSAGKSSLISVLSAAKPKIADYPFTTLVPNLGVITGGETIFTMADVPGLIPGASEGKGLGLDFLRHIERCAVLVHVVDCATYESDRDPLSDIDALEEELAKYTPSLADDLAERPRVVVLNKVDVPEARELAELVRPDIEARGLPVFEVSTASREGLRELTFALARVVEEYRSAKPKQESTRIVLRPRAVDDQGFTVVEDPQTEGGFIVRGERPERWIRQTDFSNDEAVGYLGDRLARLGVEDVLVKKGAEPGCQVTIGDLVFDWEPSTPSGIAMTMSGRGTDARLEANNRVGASERLAAKKARRLPGAAEPDVADEFEEDDDE from the coding sequence GTGTCCCGCTTTGTCGACCGGGTCGTCATCCACGTCGCCGCAGGTGACGGGGGCAACGGGGTCGCGTCCGTGCACCGCGAGAAGTTCAAGCCGCTCGGCGGCCCGGACGGCGGCAACGGCGGCAAGGGCGGCGACGTCGTGCTCATCGTCGACTCGCAGGTCCACACGCTGCTCGACTTCCACTTCCGCCCGCACGCCAGTGCCGGCAGCGGCAAGGGCGGTCAGGGCGGCAATCGCGACGGCGCCAACGGCGCGGACCTCGAACTGCGGGTGCCCGACGGCACGGTCGTGATGACGCCCGAGGGCGAGGTCGTCGCCGACCTCGTCGGCGAGGGCACCCGGCTGATCGCGGCCCAGGGCGGTCGTGGCGGCCTCGGCAACGCCTCGCTGGCGTCCAAGGCCCGCAAGGCGCCCGGGTTCGCCCTGCTGGGCGAGCCCGGCGAGCAGCACGACCTCGTGCTGGAGCTGAAGTCCGTCGCGGACGTCGGCCTGCTGGGCTTCCCGTCGGCGGGCAAGTCGTCGCTGATCTCGGTGCTGTCCGCGGCCAAGCCGAAGATCGCCGACTACCCGTTCACCACGCTGGTGCCGAACCTGGGCGTGATCACCGGCGGCGAGACGATCTTCACCATGGCCGACGTGCCCGGGTTGATCCCCGGCGCGTCCGAGGGCAAGGGCCTCGGCCTGGACTTCCTGCGGCACATCGAGCGCTGCGCGGTGCTGGTGCACGTCGTGGACTGCGCGACCTACGAGTCGGACCGCGACCCGCTGTCGGACATCGACGCGCTGGAGGAGGAGCTGGCCAAGTACACGCCCTCCCTCGCCGACGACCTCGCCGAGCGGCCGCGCGTCGTGGTGCTGAACAAGGTCGACGTCCCGGAGGCCCGTGAGCTGGCCGAACTCGTGCGCCCGGACATCGAGGCCCGCGGCCTGCCGGTGTTCGAGGTGTCCACGGCCAGCCGTGAAGGGCTGCGCGAGCTGACGTTCGCGCTGGCGCGCGTGGTCGAGGAGTACCGGTCCGCCAAGCCGAAGCAGGAGTCGACCCGGATCGTGCTGCGGCCGAGGGCCGTCGACGACCAGGGCTTCACCGTGGTGGAGGACCCGCAGACCGAGGGCGGCTTCATCGTGCGCGGCGAGCGGCCCGAGCGGTGGATCCGGCAGACCGACTTCAGCAACGACGAGGCCGTCGGCTACCTGGGCGACCGGCTCGCGCGCCTGGGCGTGGAGGACGTGCTGGTCAAGAAGGGCGCGGAGCCGGGCTGCCAGGTCACCATCGGCGACCTGGTGTTCGACTGGGAGCCCAGCACGCCGTCGGGCATCGCGATGACCATGAGCGGTCGCGGCACCGACGCGCGGCTGGAGGCGAACAACCGGGTCGGCGCGTCCGAGCGGTTGGCGGCGAAGAAGGCCCGTCGCCTGCCCGGCGCAGCCGAACCCGACGTGGCTGACGAGTTCGAAGAGGACGACGACGAGTGA
- the rpmA gene encoding 50S ribosomal protein L27, whose translation MAHKKGASSSRNGRDSNPQYLGVKRFGGQVVKAGEILIRQRGTKFHPGVNVGRGKDDTLFALAPGAVEFGTKRGRKTVNIVPVEAAA comes from the coding sequence ATGGCACACAAGAAGGGCGCATCCAGCTCCCGCAACGGCCGTGACTCGAACCCCCAGTACCTCGGGGTCAAGCGGTTCGGCGGTCAGGTCGTCAAGGCCGGCGAGATCCTGATCCGCCAGCGCGGCACCAAGTTCCACCCCGGCGTCAACGTCGGCCGCGGCAAGGACGACACGCTGTTCGCGCTGGCTCCCGGTGCGGTCGAGTTCGGCACCAAGCGCGGTCGCAAGACCGTGAACATCGTCCCGGTCGAGGCTGCTGCTTAA
- the rplU gene encoding 50S ribosomal protein L21 — protein MYAIVKTGGKQYKVAVGDVIEVEKLEGAPDTEITFAAPLLVVDGDDVTSAADALAKFSVTGKVVEQTKGPKIRIHKFKNKTGYHKRQGHRQKLTRVEVTGITGK, from the coding sequence ATGTACGCGATCGTCAAGACCGGCGGCAAGCAGTACAAGGTGGCTGTCGGCGACGTCATCGAGGTCGAGAAGCTCGAAGGCGCGCCGGACACCGAGATCACCTTCGCGGCGCCGCTCCTCGTTGTGGACGGCGATGACGTCACCTCCGCGGCGGACGCCCTGGCGAAGTTCTCGGTGACCGGCAAGGTCGTCGAGCAGACCAAGGGCCCCAAGATCCGCATCCACAAGTTCAAGAACAAGACCGGCTACCACAAGCGCCAGGGTCACCGCCAGAAGCTGACCCGCGTCGAGGTCACCGGCATCACCGGTAAGTGA
- a CDS encoding translation initiation factor IF-2 N-terminal domain-containing protein: MSNTEKPAGVAGGGNATSAHPDLADLPAKLRVHALAKLLGASSKDVVAALADLGETVKGAQSSVSRDLALKVAESLLNWDDIVTGEVDEQTEEPVAVAREVAPLVPLFAPPSAVFLPPTPVVKETPVSRDDDLDDAEDDSDEHVGADDAGDEGEGRRRRRRGRRGRGRGKGVGEDGGEDEVGDEPAEVAEAEAEPAEDASADDEGPGSRRRRRRRRRKTGAEEEAAPSEDDPPNTVVHVREPARDARDDKADSEAAQSEVRSVRGSTRLEAKRQRRRDGREAGRRRAPVLSEAEFLARREAVERTMVVRERGDRTQIGVLEDGVLVEHFVTSSGTGSLVGNVYLGRVQNVLPSMEAAFIDIGRGRNAVLYAGEVDWDAAGLEGKARKIEQALSSGDSVLVQVTKDPVGHKGARLTTQISLPGRFLVYVPGGGATGISRKLPDNERKRLKDILKRVVPEDAGVIIRTASEGIAEDELARDVTRLQAQWQVIKDKADTPKAQAPQLLYEEPDLLVKVVRDLFTEDFAALVVQGSDAWETIDGYVRHVAPDLQERLRKHVGTSDAFTEYRIDEQLLKALDRKVWLPSGGYLVIDRTEAMTVIDVNTGKFTGSGGNLEETVTRNNLEAAEEIVRQLRLRDIGGIIVIDFIDMVLESNRDLVLRRLTECLGRDRTRHQVAEVTSLGLVQMTRKRVGTGLLEAFSTTCEHCRGRGLVVTTDPVHSHGGGNGGGNGNGGGNGNGGGQSQQQQQQGGGRKSRRGKHVDAPEPTPEPVAERTVEPAEEPEAIAEQPTSEDPLAAVVEEEAAPEPAKRDRRQRRRARREAGAVVKHGDEAAGQQDPGTAAPVAERVVEPVAEPVAAPIAEPVVVTVPAAERAPAEAAEAPVAQPEAPRAAQPEAAAEQPVQAEPAAARPEPGTSAEQPLNGKAPEPATPPATTRRRPARRAASRPAGPPLGAVNES, translated from the coding sequence TTGTCGAACACGGAAAAGCCCGCCGGCGTCGCCGGCGGGGGTAACGCCACATCCGCACACCCGGATCTGGCCGACCTGCCCGCCAAGCTGCGGGTGCACGCGCTGGCCAAGCTGCTCGGCGCGAGCAGCAAGGACGTGGTGGCCGCGCTCGCCGACCTCGGCGAGACGGTCAAGGGCGCGCAGTCGAGCGTGAGCCGCGACCTGGCGCTCAAGGTCGCCGAGAGCCTGCTGAACTGGGACGACATCGTCACCGGCGAAGTGGACGAGCAGACCGAGGAACCGGTGGCGGTGGCCCGCGAGGTCGCGCCGCTGGTGCCGCTGTTCGCGCCGCCGTCCGCGGTGTTCCTGCCGCCGACCCCGGTGGTCAAGGAGACCCCGGTGAGCCGGGACGACGACCTCGACGACGCCGAGGACGACTCCGACGAGCACGTGGGCGCCGACGACGCCGGTGACGAGGGCGAAGGCCGCCGCCGCCGCCGGCGTGGCCGGCGTGGTCGCGGTCGCGGCAAGGGCGTGGGCGAGGACGGCGGCGAGGACGAGGTGGGCGACGAGCCCGCCGAGGTCGCCGAGGCCGAGGCCGAGCCCGCCGAGGACGCCTCGGCCGACGACGAGGGTCCCGGCAGCCGCCGCCGTCGGCGTCGCCGCCGTCGCAAGACCGGCGCCGAGGAAGAGGCCGCCCCGAGCGAGGACGACCCGCCGAACACGGTCGTGCACGTCCGCGAGCCCGCTCGCGACGCGCGGGACGACAAGGCCGACTCCGAGGCCGCGCAGAGCGAGGTGCGCAGCGTCCGCGGCTCCACCCGGCTGGAGGCCAAGCGCCAGCGCCGCCGGGACGGCCGCGAGGCGGGCCGCCGCCGCGCGCCGGTGCTGTCCGAGGCCGAGTTCCTGGCCCGGCGCGAGGCCGTGGAGCGCACGATGGTGGTGCGCGAGCGCGGCGACCGCACGCAGATCGGCGTGCTGGAGGACGGCGTGCTGGTCGAGCACTTCGTGACCTCGTCGGGCACCGGCTCGCTGGTCGGCAACGTCTACCTCGGCCGGGTGCAGAACGTGCTGCCCTCGATGGAGGCGGCGTTCATCGACATCGGCCGCGGCCGCAACGCGGTGCTGTACGCGGGCGAGGTCGACTGGGACGCGGCCGGCCTGGAGGGCAAGGCCCGCAAGATCGAGCAGGCCCTCTCCAGCGGCGACAGCGTCCTGGTGCAGGTCACCAAGGACCCGGTCGGCCACAAGGGCGCCCGGCTGACCACGCAGATCAGCCTGCCCGGCCGCTTCCTGGTGTACGTGCCGGGCGGCGGTGCGACCGGCATCAGCCGCAAGCTGCCCGACAACGAGCGCAAGCGCCTCAAGGACATCCTCAAGCGCGTCGTCCCCGAGGACGCGGGCGTGATCATCCGCACCGCCTCGGAGGGCATCGCCGAGGACGAGCTGGCCCGCGACGTGACCCGCCTGCAGGCGCAGTGGCAGGTCATCAAGGACAAGGCCGACACGCCGAAGGCCCAGGCGCCGCAGCTGCTGTACGAGGAGCCGGACCTGCTGGTGAAGGTCGTCCGCGACCTGTTCACCGAGGACTTCGCCGCGCTCGTCGTCCAGGGCTCGGACGCGTGGGAGACCATCGACGGCTACGTGCGGCACGTCGCGCCCGACCTCCAGGAACGGCTGCGCAAGCACGTGGGCACCAGCGACGCGTTCACCGAGTACCGCATCGACGAGCAGCTGCTCAAGGCGCTGGACCGCAAGGTCTGGCTGCCGTCGGGCGGCTACCTGGTCATCGACCGCACCGAGGCGATGACGGTCATCGACGTCAACACCGGCAAGTTCACCGGATCGGGTGGAAACCTCGAAGAGACGGTGACCCGGAACAACCTGGAGGCGGCCGAGGAGATCGTCCGCCAGCTCAGGTTGCGCGACATCGGCGGCATCATCGTGATCGACTTCATCGACATGGTGCTGGAGTCGAACCGCGACCTGGTGCTGCGCCGGCTGACCGAGTGCCTCGGCCGCGACCGGACCCGCCACCAGGTGGCGGAGGTGACGTCGCTCGGTCTGGTGCAGATGACGCGCAAGCGGGTCGGCACCGGGCTGCTGGAGGCGTTCTCCACCACCTGCGAGCACTGCCGCGGGCGTGGCCTGGTCGTCACGACCGACCCCGTGCACTCGCACGGCGGTGGCAACGGCGGCGGCAATGGCAACGGCGGCGGCAACGGCAACGGCGGTGGCCAGTCGCAGCAGCAACAGCAGCAGGGCGGTGGCCGCAAGTCGCGTCGCGGCAAGCACGTGGACGCGCCGGAGCCCACCCCCGAGCCGGTGGCCGAGCGGACCGTGGAGCCCGCCGAGGAGCCGGAGGCGATCGCCGAGCAGCCCACCTCGGAGGACCCGCTCGCCGCCGTGGTCGAGGAGGAGGCCGCGCCGGAGCCCGCCAAGCGCGACCGCCGCCAGCGCCGCCGGGCCCGCCGGGAAGCCGGCGCGGTCGTCAAGCACGGCGACGAGGCCGCCGGTCAGCAGGACCCCGGCACGGCCGCCCCCGTCGCCGAACGGGTTGTCGAGCCGGTCGCCGAACCGGTTGCCGCGCCGATCGCCGAGCCGGTCGTCGTGACCGTCCCGGCGGCCGAGCGGGCCCCCGCCGAGGCCGCTGAGGCCCCGGTCGCGCAGCCCGAGGCGCCTCGGGCCGCGCAGCCCGAAGCCGCTGCCGAGCAGCCCGTCCAGGCCGAGCCCGCAGCGGCGCGGCCCGAGCCGGGGACCTCGGCCGAGCAGCCGCTCAACGGCAAGGCCCCGGAGCCCGCGACCCCGCCGGCGACCACGCGTCGCCGCCCGGCCCGTCGTGCCGCCTCCAGGCCCGCCGGCCCGCCCCTGGGCGCGGTCAACGAGAGCTGA
- a CDS encoding TIGR03936 family radical SAM-associated protein: MQKLRLRYAKRGRLRFTSHRDIARTFERALRRAGVPMAYSQGFSPHPKVSWVGAAPTGVASEAEYVEVQVVDRVDPEALRTALDAVLPPGLDVLEVVQSGGGTLPERIEASAWRLELPGVSPEELTAAVTALMAAGSVEVERLTKDGKKIVDVRPAIVSARVGAPAEAHSSDAGHDARDLSQPCGILVTVVRQTTPTVRPDDVLSALRVVADLVPPVPAKATRMAQGRLDDEGGLVDPLALDRAAEV, encoded by the coding sequence GTGCAGAAGCTGCGACTGCGCTACGCCAAACGCGGTCGGCTGCGGTTCACGTCACACCGTGACATCGCGCGCACGTTCGAGCGGGCGCTGCGCCGGGCGGGTGTGCCCATGGCCTACTCCCAGGGCTTCAGCCCTCACCCGAAGGTGTCCTGGGTGGGGGCCGCGCCGACCGGCGTGGCGAGCGAGGCCGAGTACGTCGAGGTGCAGGTCGTCGACCGGGTCGACCCGGAGGCGCTGCGGACCGCGCTGGACGCCGTGCTGCCGCCCGGGCTCGACGTGCTGGAGGTCGTCCAGTCGGGCGGCGGCACGCTGCCCGAGCGGATCGAGGCCAGCGCCTGGCGGCTGGAACTGCCCGGCGTGTCGCCCGAAGAGCTGACCGCTGCCGTGACCGCCCTGATGGCCGCCGGGTCCGTCGAGGTCGAGCGGTTGACCAAGGACGGCAAGAAGATCGTGGACGTGCGGCCGGCCATCGTGTCGGCCCGGGTGGGGGCGCCGGCGGAGGCGCATTCGAGCGACGCCGGACACGATGCACGAGATTTGTCACAACCGTGTGGGATACTCGTGACGGTCGTACGGCAGACAACCCCTACCGTGAGACCCGACGACGTGCTGAGCGCGCTCCGAGTCGTCGCCGACCTGGTTCCGCCGGTGCCCGCGAAGGCGACCCGGATGGCGCAGGGGCGGCTGGACGACGAAGGCGGCCTGGTCGACCCGCTCGCCCTGGACAGGGCGGCGGAGGTCTGA
- a CDS encoding S8 family serine peptidase, which produces MPLHRRARAVAVSAALLATGCLPLTAAAEPEEPAAAVECVQPGPTLRYLVVFAPGTSAPLAEAQVSAACGTTARYYPEIAVAVAVSPDPRFGQRIGVDRAYSAQSDGLSRHTGAPARQKKKDDEAGGARSAGAVDRTAEQWDMDLIRAAEARAVSRGSRDVVVGVLDSGVDPAHPDLVGALDPALSAGCTTGVADPSPAAWSPTTSGHGTHVAGTIAAADDGLGTTGVAPGVRIASVKVVDDAGFIYPEYAVCGFMWAAEHGMTITNNSYFIDPWAFTCQDEQGQSVVFEAVRRAVEHASGRGVLTVAAAGNAAADVTKPGRDALSPTNAAPEDVKPRSVDSSCLVLPAQLRNVVAVSSVGADKVKAGYSSYGLGAVDVTAPGGDRRQVPDDGQSGCVLSTVPAAGYDYSCGTSMATPHVSGVAALLASTHPQAGAGELTRMLGEQAETLPCPADYDLNGTGVQDAYCTGYSEYNGFYGNGMVDALAAVRD; this is translated from the coding sequence GTGCCTCTGCACCGCCGCGCCCGAGCGGTCGCGGTCAGCGCGGCGCTGCTCGCGACCGGGTGCCTGCCGCTGACCGCGGCGGCCGAGCCCGAGGAGCCCGCGGCCGCCGTGGAGTGCGTCCAGCCCGGTCCGACGCTGCGCTACCTGGTCGTGTTCGCACCCGGCACGAGCGCGCCGCTGGCCGAGGCCCAGGTCTCCGCCGCGTGCGGCACGACGGCCCGGTACTACCCGGAGATCGCGGTGGCCGTCGCCGTGTCGCCGGACCCCCGGTTCGGGCAGCGGATCGGCGTCGACCGGGCGTACAGCGCGCAGTCCGACGGGCTGTCCCGGCACACCGGCGCGCCGGCCAGGCAGAAGAAGAAGGACGACGAGGCGGGCGGCGCGCGGTCGGCGGGGGCGGTGGACCGCACGGCCGAGCAGTGGGACATGGACCTGATCCGGGCGGCCGAGGCGCGCGCGGTCAGCCGCGGCAGCCGGGACGTGGTGGTCGGCGTGCTGGACTCGGGCGTCGACCCGGCGCACCCCGACCTGGTCGGCGCGCTGGACCCGGCGCTGTCGGCCGGCTGCACGACCGGCGTGGCCGACCCGTCGCCCGCGGCGTGGTCGCCGACGACGTCCGGGCACGGCACGCACGTGGCGGGCACGATCGCGGCGGCCGACGACGGCCTGGGCACCACGGGGGTGGCGCCGGGCGTGCGGATCGCGTCGGTGAAGGTCGTGGACGACGCCGGGTTCATCTACCCCGAGTACGCGGTGTGCGGGTTCATGTGGGCCGCCGAGCACGGCATGACCATCACCAACAACAGCTACTTCATCGACCCGTGGGCGTTCACCTGCCAGGACGAGCAGGGCCAGTCCGTGGTCTTCGAGGCGGTGCGGCGGGCGGTCGAGCACGCCTCCGGGCGCGGCGTGCTGACGGTGGCGGCGGCGGGCAACGCGGCGGCCGACGTGACCAAGCCGGGCCGGGACGCGCTCAGCCCGACCAACGCCGCGCCGGAGGACGTGAAACCGCGCTCGGTGGACAGCTCGTGCCTGGTGCTGCCCGCGCAGCTGCGCAACGTGGTGGCGGTGTCGTCGGTGGGCGCGGACAAGGTGAAGGCCGGGTACAGCTCCTACGGGCTGGGCGCGGTGGACGTGACCGCGCCGGGCGGCGACCGCAGGCAGGTGCCGGACGACGGGCAGAGCGGCTGCGTGCTGTCGACGGTGCCCGCCGCCGGGTACGACTACTCGTGCGGCACGTCGATGGCGACGCCGCACGTGTCCGGGGTGGCGGCGCTGCTGGCGTCCACGCACCCGCAGGCCGGCGCGGGCGAGCTGACCCGGATGCTCGGCGAGCAGGCCGAGACGCTGCCGTGCCCGGCCGACTACGACCTCAACGGCACGGGTGTGCAGGACGCCTACTGCACGGGCTACTCGGAGTACAACGGCTTCTACGGCAACGGGATGGTGGACGCGCTCGCCGCCGTGCGCGACTGA